A genomic region of Trueperaceae bacterium contains the following coding sequences:
- a CDS encoding FAD-dependent oxidoreductase yields MSAAGSASKPLIVAVDDDPAVLAAVSRDLRRHYGESYRVVRADSGQRALELVQEAKLRGDAVALFLVDQRMPRMSGLEFLSQARELYPDARRVLLTAYADTEASIRAINETKLHYYLMKPWDPPEERLYPVLDDLLDDWRARWQPAFSGVTVVGHAFAPSTHALKDFLTRNLVPYRWLDVELSAEAEPLLKAAGAGPADLPVVVLPDGAALLAPGLAEVASRVGLKQRPELRSYDLVIVGAGPAGLAAAVYGASEGLSTLLVEAEAPGGQAGLSSAIENYLGFPSGLSGADLARRAVTQARRFGAEILNPVRATGLRFEDPYRIVTLSDGGEVGARAVLVATGVAYRRLDAPGADELAGAGVYYGAAVTEAMSVNGRRAFVVGAGNSAGQAAMYLSRFAEEVVMIVRGSGLGASMSSYLIAQLQANERVTVRCRTVVARLDGQGRLERVVLRDLDSGREADEEAAAVFVFIGATPHTEWLPAEVARDPQGYVLAGEDLGTSGGPGGRERGWLETSVPGVFVAGDVRYRSVKRIASAVGEGAMAVQAVHRYLAGP; encoded by the coding sequence GTGAGCGCAGCGGGCTCCGCGTCCAAGCCCCTCATCGTGGCCGTCGACGACGACCCGGCCGTGCTGGCGGCCGTGTCGCGCGACCTGCGCCGCCACTACGGCGAGTCGTACCGCGTCGTGCGCGCCGACTCCGGCCAGCGGGCCCTCGAGCTCGTGCAGGAGGCCAAGCTGCGGGGCGACGCGGTCGCGCTCTTCCTCGTCGACCAGCGCATGCCGCGCATGAGCGGGCTCGAGTTCCTGTCCCAGGCCCGCGAGCTCTACCCCGACGCGCGGCGCGTGCTGCTCACCGCCTACGCCGACACCGAGGCCTCGATAAGGGCGATCAACGAGACGAAGCTGCACTACTACCTGATGAAGCCCTGGGACCCACCCGAGGAGCGCCTCTACCCGGTCCTCGACGACCTGCTCGACGACTGGCGGGCTCGGTGGCAGCCCGCGTTCAGCGGCGTGACGGTCGTGGGACACGCCTTCGCGCCCTCGACGCACGCCCTCAAGGACTTCCTCACGCGCAACCTCGTGCCCTACCGCTGGCTCGACGTCGAGCTCTCGGCCGAGGCCGAGCCGCTCCTCAAGGCCGCGGGGGCGGGACCCGCCGACCTGCCCGTCGTCGTCCTCCCGGACGGCGCGGCGCTGCTGGCGCCGGGGCTGGCCGAGGTGGCGTCGCGCGTCGGGCTCAAGCAGCGCCCCGAGCTGAGGAGCTACGACCTCGTGATCGTGGGCGCGGGCCCGGCCGGCCTGGCGGCGGCCGTCTACGGGGCGTCAGAGGGCCTGTCGACCCTGCTCGTCGAGGCCGAGGCGCCGGGCGGTCAGGCGGGGCTCTCGTCGGCCATCGAGAACTACCTCGGCTTCCCCTCCGGCCTCTCCGGCGCCGACCTGGCGCGGCGGGCCGTCACCCAGGCCCGGCGCTTCGGGGCCGAGATCCTCAACCCCGTACGCGCCACGGGCCTGCGGTTCGAGGACCCGTACCGCATCGTCACGCTCTCCGACGGCGGCGAGGTGGGCGCCAGGGCCGTGCTGGTCGCGACGGGCGTCGCCTACCGGCGCCTCGACGCGCCCGGCGCCGACGAGCTCGCTGGCGCCGGCGTCTACTACGGTGCCGCCGTCACCGAGGCGATGTCCGTGAACGGCCGCCGCGCGTTCGTCGTGGGGGCCGGCAACTCGGCCGGCCAGGCGGCGATGTACCTCTCGCGCTTCGCGGAGGAGGTGGTGATGATCGTGCGCGGCAGCGGGCTCGGCGCCAGCATGTCCAGCTACCTGATCGCGCAGCTCCAGGCCAACGAGCGCGTGACCGTGCGGTGCCGCACCGTGGTGGCGCGCCTCGACGGTCAGGGGCGCCTGGAGCGCGTCGTGCTGAGGGACCTCGATTCGGGGCGCGAGGCCGACGAGGAGGCGGCGGCCGTGTTCGTGTTCATCGGCGCCACGCCGCACACCGAGTGGCTGCCCGCCGAGGTAGCCCGCGACCCGCAGGGCTACGTGCTCGCCGGCGAGGACCTGGGGACCTCGGGCGGGCCGGGCGGGCGCGAGCGCGGCTGGCTCGAGACGAGCGTGCCCGGCGTGTTCGTCGCCGGCGACGTCAGGTACCGGTCCGTGAAGCGCATCGCGTCGGCCGTGGGCGAGGGTGCGATGGCCGTGCAGGCGGTCCACCGCTACCTCGCGGGGCCATGA
- a CDS encoding AAA family ATPase, with protein sequence MNCPVCGHANAEGSRFCSNCGTRLQEVPAAEGERKLVSVLFADVAGSTELTQRLGAEGWAEVMNGAFSVMNEAVAYYGGTVGRLMGDGILAFFGVPSAHEDDPERAVLAALRIRDAAAEYGESVLGRLGGGDAADARPFAVRVGVSTGQSVLTTVGDDVRAEFTAMGETANLAARLQAMAEPGTVLIAHDTFELVRHAFETVPLGARPVKGLRDPVKVYEVVDPIPGGARRRGIEGLVAPIVGRDRELGELRDRVSRLARGEGSFVTVVGEAGLGKSRLVAELRARAHRDLRRGGGDLAWYEGRALSYAQAVPYFPLRGAILATLGASQSDPPDVVRERLSAVAGAGDWDGRRHEPYLQLLMAVEDDQAAAATAGLDGGVLESRITGAVAALLGRLASRPTVLVFEDLHWADPATVEALTELAGLTRELPLLTIALMRPDRGAPSRSLPGAVAEQLGERALRLDLAPLDGRHSRDLLVQLLGGGELPAPLERVLERSDGNPFYLEEVLRSLIDSGHLVKQAERWVVTGDLSEVDIPETLFGVLSARIDRLPEQTRRVAQTAAVIGRSFERRVLGTVLMQDSIPWRVGDVSPHLMTLTDEELVRELQPDEEYAFKHVLTQEAAYDRLLTKRRIELHRLVAKVLERLHEGRIDEVAAALASHYERAEEWVAFAEHAGRAADRARRLNALDQAVDLNQRALAALERVAPQARDEAWRRALAKTLIALTDTELLLRRHEDPELRWGMAERSRRAVELARELGEERMLVKALVLHANVFILSGHPTQGFDVLTEAQDLAARLGDDHLFLLPFWASTELLVGDDPETAARRFGEVAELARAVGDKAVMSHALGSQALALARLGRFDEAYAILPKALAAAYASGSTIKEADVAMLVGNALREMGDLETAMRFIVYGRDKALGIQGRECAANGLWLSGLGEMTRRQLQVALEDFDRALKVAVGTAWEPHLYGVEASRAACRFQAGDVGAVPDLESQVERAESMRDAFGRWTAAHMLAEALAELGRHEEALPHLEGALAWYRDRGMRPYAARALRDLARVKRALGRDAEAARAEDEAASVEAEIPSGPFDLSVLGEPGRLPEAVAG encoded by the coding sequence ATGAACTGTCCAGTCTGCGGGCATGCGAACGCCGAGGGCTCGCGCTTCTGCTCGAACTGCGGCACGCGCCTCCAGGAGGTCCCGGCGGCCGAGGGCGAGCGGAAGCTCGTGAGCGTCCTGTTCGCCGACGTCGCCGGGTCGACCGAGCTGACCCAGCGACTCGGGGCAGAGGGTTGGGCCGAGGTGATGAACGGGGCGTTCTCGGTGATGAACGAGGCCGTCGCCTACTACGGCGGCACCGTCGGCCGGCTCATGGGCGACGGCATCCTCGCCTTCTTCGGCGTCCCCAGCGCGCACGAGGACGACCCCGAGCGCGCGGTCCTGGCGGCGCTGCGGATCCGCGACGCGGCCGCAGAGTACGGCGAGAGCGTGCTCGGCCGCCTGGGCGGCGGGGACGCCGCCGACGCGCGCCCCTTCGCCGTCAGGGTCGGCGTGAGCACGGGCCAGTCGGTGCTCACGACGGTCGGCGACGACGTCAGGGCCGAGTTCACGGCGATGGGCGAGACGGCGAACCTGGCGGCGCGCCTCCAGGCGATGGCGGAGCCGGGCACCGTCCTCATCGCGCACGACACCTTCGAGCTCGTGCGGCACGCGTTCGAGACCGTGCCGCTGGGGGCCCGCCCCGTCAAGGGCCTGCGCGACCCCGTGAAGGTCTACGAGGTCGTCGACCCCATCCCCGGCGGCGCGCGCCGCCGGGGCATCGAGGGCCTCGTGGCGCCGATCGTCGGCCGCGACAGGGAGCTGGGCGAGCTGAGGGACCGCGTGTCGCGCCTGGCCCGGGGCGAGGGGAGCTTCGTCACCGTGGTCGGCGAGGCCGGGCTGGGCAAGTCCCGGCTGGTGGCGGAGCTGCGCGCTCGCGCGCACCGCGACCTGCGGCGCGGCGGGGGCGACCTCGCCTGGTACGAGGGCCGCGCGCTCTCCTACGCGCAGGCCGTGCCGTACTTCCCGCTGCGGGGCGCGATCCTCGCGACCCTGGGCGCGTCGCAGTCCGATCCGCCCGACGTGGTGCGGGAGCGCCTGTCCGCCGTGGCGGGCGCCGGCGACTGGGACGGGCGCAGGCACGAGCCCTACCTGCAGCTCCTGATGGCCGTGGAGGACGACCAGGCGGCGGCGGCCACCGCCGGCCTCGACGGCGGCGTGCTCGAGAGCCGCATCACCGGGGCCGTGGCCGCCCTGCTCGGGCGCCTGGCCTCGCGCCCCACGGTGCTGGTCTTCGAGGACCTGCACTGGGCCGACCCCGCCACGGTCGAGGCCCTGACCGAGCTCGCCGGCCTGACCCGCGAGCTGCCCCTGCTGACGATCGCCCTGATGCGCCCGGACCGGGGCGCCCCCAGCCGCTCCCTGCCCGGCGCCGTGGCCGAGCAGCTGGGCGAGCGCGCGCTGCGCCTCGACCTCGCCCCGCTCGACGGACGGCACTCGCGCGACCTCCTCGTGCAGCTGCTGGGCGGCGGCGAGCTGCCCGCCCCGCTCGAGAGGGTCCTGGAGCGCTCCGACGGCAACCCGTTCTACCTCGAGGAGGTCCTGAGGTCGCTCATCGACTCCGGCCACCTCGTCAAGCAGGCCGAGCGCTGGGTCGTCACCGGCGACCTCTCGGAGGTCGACATACCCGAGACGCTCTTCGGCGTGCTCAGCGCCCGCATCGACCGCCTGCCGGAGCAGACGCGGCGCGTGGCCCAGACCGCGGCGGTGATAGGCCGCAGCTTCGAGCGGCGCGTCCTCGGCACGGTCCTGATGCAGGACTCGATCCCCTGGCGCGTGGGGGACGTGAGCCCCCACCTCATGACGCTCACCGACGAGGAGCTGGTGCGCGAGCTCCAGCCCGACGAGGAGTACGCCTTCAAGCACGTCCTCACGCAGGAGGCCGCCTACGACAGGCTCCTGACCAAGCGGCGCATCGAGCTCCACCGCCTCGTCGCCAAGGTGCTGGAGCGGCTCCACGAGGGACGCATCGACGAGGTGGCGGCCGCGCTGGCCAGCCACTACGAGCGCGCCGAGGAGTGGGTCGCGTTCGCCGAGCACGCCGGACGCGCCGCCGACCGCGCGAGGCGGCTCAACGCCCTCGACCAGGCCGTCGACCTCAACCAGCGCGCCCTCGCCGCCCTCGAGCGCGTGGCGCCGCAGGCCAGGGACGAGGCCTGGCGCAGGGCGTTGGCCAAGACCCTGATCGCGCTCACCGACACCGAGCTGCTGCTCCGGCGGCACGAGGACCCCGAGCTGCGCTGGGGCATGGCCGAGCGCTCGCGCCGCGCCGTGGAGCTGGCCAGGGAGCTGGGCGAGGAGAGGATGCTCGTCAAGGCCCTGGTGCTGCACGCGAACGTGTTCATCCTCTCGGGCCACCCCACGCAGGGCTTCGACGTGCTCACCGAGGCGCAGGACCTGGCCGCACGGCTCGGCGACGACCACCTCTTCCTCCTGCCGTTCTGGGCCTCCACCGAGCTGCTCGTCGGCGACGACCCCGAGACCGCCGCGCGGCGGTTCGGGGAGGTAGCGGAGCTTGCCCGTGCCGTGGGCGACAAGGCCGTGATGTCGCACGCGCTGGGCTCGCAGGCCCTCGCCCTCGCCCGGCTGGGGCGCTTCGACGAGGCCTACGCGATCCTCCCCAAGGCGCTGGCGGCGGCGTACGCCTCCGGCTCCACGATCAAGGAGGCCGACGTCGCGATGCTCGTGGGCAACGCCCTGAGGGAGATGGGGGACCTGGAGACCGCGATGAGGTTCATCGTCTACGGACGCGACAAGGCCCTCGGCATCCAAGGGCGCGAGTGCGCGGCCAACGGCCTGTGGCTCTCCGGCCTCGGCGAGATGACGCGCCGCCAGCTACAGGTGGCGCTCGAGGACTTCGACAGGGCGCTGAAGGTCGCCGTCGGCACCGCGTGGGAGCCGCACCTCTACGGCGTCGAGGCCTCGCGCGCCGCCTGCCGCTTCCAGGCCGGCGACGTGGGCGCCGTGCCCGACCTCGAGTCGCAGGTCGAGCGCGCCGAGTCGATGCGCGACGCCTTCGGACGCTGGACCGCTGCCCACATGCTGGCCGAGGCGCTGGCCGAGCTCGGGCGCCACGAGGAGGCGCTCCCCCACCTCGAGGGAGCTCTCGCCTGGTACCGGGACCGCGGCATGCGCCCGTACGCGGCCCGCGCGCTGCGCGACCTCGCGCGCGTGAAGCGGGCGCTGGGCCGCGACGCCGAGGCCGCCAGGGCCGAGGACGAGGCGGCGAGCGTGGAGGCCGAGATCCCGTCGGGCCCGTTCGACCTCTCGGTACTCGGCGAGCCGGGGAGGCTGCCGGAGGCGGTAGCCGGGTGA